From the Roseibium sp. HPY-6 genome, one window contains:
- a CDS encoding glycosyltransferase family 87 protein produces MAAYFSEGRWATTDRLIPAGLMAMAAYLAVLVFFFAPTGPAVTPEGVPINDFLCFWLAGSEVARGTPYVAYDNEAFLALQRPYLEPGAFYPFFYPPTFLLVLAPLGAMAAIPAYMASQAVSLAFAGAVGARILRSWHGALLVAAMPATFNSLFHGQNALLCAALLGAALVALSERRELLAGVFIGLLTIKPQMGVLIPVALLAAGYYRTFFSASVTAIVFAAVSWLVLGSETWMAFLQQAAFTGQATDQGMAGFHKMASVYASARLLGLSAPLAYAVQAVAAVAAIWLIWKVWRTYAAFALKAAVLVSAGFFATPYVLPYDLASLAIGIAFLVQGTGGKQGFSYMWTLIAIAVLVSASSRYIGAVSGMPLGLLAPAIVLFVSVRLVQQVPTGHERAVA; encoded by the coding sequence ATGGCCGCCTATTTTTCAGAAGGGCGCTGGGCGACGACGGATCGCCTTATACCTGCCGGGCTGATGGCGATGGCGGCCTACCTGGCCGTGTTGGTCTTTTTCTTCGCCCCGACCGGACCGGCCGTGACGCCCGAGGGTGTTCCGATCAACGATTTCCTGTGTTTTTGGCTTGCGGGATCGGAAGTCGCTCGCGGCACGCCTTACGTGGCCTACGACAATGAGGCGTTTCTTGCCTTGCAAAGGCCGTATCTGGAACCTGGCGCTTTCTATCCGTTTTTCTATCCGCCGACATTCCTGCTGGTTCTGGCGCCCCTTGGTGCGATGGCTGCCATTCCGGCCTATATGGCATCGCAGGCCGTCAGTCTTGCTTTCGCGGGGGCTGTCGGCGCCCGGATCCTGCGCAGTTGGCACGGTGCGTTGCTCGTTGCAGCAATGCCCGCAACATTCAATTCCCTGTTTCATGGGCAGAATGCGCTGCTCTGTGCTGCACTTCTGGGCGCTGCCCTGGTCGCCCTCTCCGAACGCCGCGAGCTTCTCGCCGGAGTGTTTATCGGGTTGCTGACGATCAAACCGCAAATGGGCGTATTGATCCCGGTCGCTTTGCTGGCGGCCGGTTATTACAGGACGTTCTTCTCCGCCTCTGTCACCGCGATCGTTTTTGCGGCCGTCAGTTGGCTCGTACTCGGATCGGAAACATGGATGGCGTTCCTGCAACAGGCCGCGTTCACCGGCCAGGCAACCGATCAGGGCATGGCGGGTTTCCATAAGATGGCGTCTGTCTATGCATCGGCGCGTTTGCTCGGGCTCTCCGCGCCACTTGCTTATGCGGTGCAGGCAGTTGCGGCCGTAGCGGCAATCTGGCTGATCTGGAAAGTGTGGCGCACCTACGCTGCCTTCGCTCTGAAGGCGGCCGTTCTGGTGTCTGCCGGTTTCTTCGCCACACCCTATGTCCTGCCATATGACCTGGCCTCCCTGGCGATCGGCATTGCGTTTCTGGTGCAGGGCACAGGAGGCAAACAGGGCTTTTCCTACATGTGGACGCTGATTGCGATCGCGGTGCTGGTATCGGCCTCCTCACGCTACATCGGCGCGGTGTCCGGCATGCCGCTCGGCCTTCTGGCTCCGGC